The region GTTGCGGATGACGACGCGGATCCTCGACAGGAATCGGCACAGGTTGCAGTGGCGGCTCGATCAAGCCAAGCGCAACGCCAACGTCATGGAGCCAGGTTTGCAATTTGTCTTTCATATATCCCCCTTGGGGTAACACCGGCGACGGGAATTCTGTGGTCGCTTCGTACAG is a window of Pseudomonas taetrolens DNA encoding:
- a CDS encoding PA1414 family protein; protein product: MKDKLQTWLHDVGVALGLIEPPLQPVPIPVEDPRRHPQRRR